Proteins encoded together in one Musa acuminata AAA Group cultivar baxijiao chromosome BXJ3-6, Cavendish_Baxijiao_AAA, whole genome shotgun sequence window:
- the LOC103989158 gene encoding uncharacterized protein LOC103989158: protein MVSQDALNLAVSLMTSHFGDLVAKVCGCLLQGGTLSLQEIVRCTELSNSQVKNGLLVLIQHNCVQAFSVPKQAGAGGATKSLTQYMALFDNILHRMRFTKFLAIVRDDLGPQCETLLEGLLQHGRLTFDQLVVRATSKQSEDSSSIRDVLRKNLERLVHGQYVERCPRPEPFIAPTSEEGTASARRRSAKSKEETYSLEQQAMIAAALSHAERFSVITDSGRESSDVKDADKQDVSVGDKRKFEVLELDEEVQAAITETEVLWRANFQKFVHCLEKKACVANVRSRLGLDAGVVLEALVESSDQEKDNFVKASMDGILEAVRGKPGGISMTLEHIRIVLDQLGCSSSIEDNNVFYKMEVQCIIESCQNDEVESLVLSRYGKEAYRIFRLLIKKGSLVETEQISDITFVEKKVAQGILYKLWNDDYLYMQKVISIGAGQLQHFLWKVEKHSLWELVLNHMYHAALNLNQKIAHIVEQEQEVLQAREKREQLRKSRMILELSLLKVDDALMLFHDFKR from the exons ATGGTCAGCCAAGACGCCCTCAACCTTGCCGTCAGCCTCATGACCTCCCACTTTGGCGATCTTGTCGCC AAGGTGTGCGGTTGCCTCCTGCAGGGAGGAACCCTCTCGCTCCAAGAAATCGTCCGCTGCACCGAGCTCTCCAACTCCCAGGTGAAGAATGGCCTCCTCGTCCTCATCCAGCACAACTGCGTCCAGGCATTCTCCGTTCCCAAGCAAG CGGGGGCGGGAGGGGCGACCAAGTCGCTGACGCAGTACATGGCGCTCTTTGACAACATCCTCCACCGGATGCGTTTCACCAAGTTCTTGGCCATCGTCAGGGACGATCTTGGCCCTCAG TGTGAAACTCTTCTTGAGGGTTTGTTGCAACATGGTAGGCTGACTTTTGATCAGCTTGTGGTACGAGCAACTTCAAAACAATCGGAAG ACAGTTCAAGTATTCGGGATGTTTTGCGAAAGAACTTGGAAAGGCTTGTACATGGACAATATGTTGAACGTTGTCCAAGGCCTGAACCCTTCATTGCACCTACTTCAGAAGAAGGAACTGCTTCGGCTAGAAGACGCAGTGCTA AGTCTAAGGAAGAAACATATTCTCTTGAGCAACAAGCTATGATAGCTGCAGCACTCAGCCATGCTGAAAGATTTTCTGTAATTACAGATAGTGGACGTGAGAGTTCAGATGTAAAAGATGCAGATAAACAGGATGTCTCAGTTGGTGATAAG CGCAAGTTTGAGGTTTTAGAGTTGGATGAAGAGGTTCAAGCTGCAATAACTGAGACTGAGGTCCTTTGGCGGGCAAATTTTCAGAAATTTGTTCACTGTCTCGAGAAGAAG GCTTGTGTTGCAAACGTAAGATCAAGGCTAGGTCTTGATGCTGGTGTCGTGTTGGAAGCACTTGTAGAGTCAAGTGATcaagaaaaagataattttg TTAAAGCATCAATGGATGGTATTTTGGAAGCAGTGAGAGGAAAGCCTGGTGGTATCTCTATGACGTTGGAACACATTAGGATTGTCCTTGATCAACTTGGTTGTTCTTCTTCCATCGAGGATAACAATGTATTCTACAAAATGG AAGTGCAATGCATAATTGAATCTTGTCAGAATGATGAG GTGGAGTCTCTTGTGTTATCAAGATACGGAAAAGAGGCATATAGGATATTTAGATTGTTAATTAAAAAAGGTTCTCTAGTTGAGACGGAACAG ATCTCAGATATCACATTTGTTGAAAAGAAAGTTGCCCAGGGGATTTTATACAAGCTTTGGAATGATGATTACCTGTATATGCAG AAAGTTATTTCGATTGGTGCTGGACAGTTGCAACATTTCTTGTGGAAAGTGGAAAAGCATTCACTTTGGGAGCTTGTcctaaatcatatgtatcatgctgCACTTAATTTGAATCAAAAGATTGCTCATATAGTTGAACAGGAACAAGAG
- the LOC103989157 gene encoding aspartic proteinase NANA, chloroplast-like, with protein MPPQLLLLLLLCYHGFLIAAAGEHSSPVRLELVRHPAPSGGSRLEHVQELFRSDRLRQRMIHDRIQRGRHRRRACDVSPPSKNGSSVPAPAADSFKMPLKSGAYSGTGQYFVRFLLGTPAQRFLLVMDTGSDLTWVKCRLRPPGCRGGGNGTRDFRSDVSSSFKPIPCSSDMCKTSLPFSLTTCPTPASPCAYDYGYSDGSTAQGVFANEKATIILSNGRRAKLRGLVVGCTSTSAGSSFSAADGVLGLGYSDISFAGRATARFKGRFSYCLVDHLSPRNASSFLTFGPNAAALPSPPPRETALVLDLEPFYTVGVDGISVDGELLAIPRIVWDVGAGGGAILDSGTSLTVLAEPAYRAVASALSRRLEGIPRVSVDPFDYCYNWTAAGGQRKLPRMVVHLAGSAALEPPAKSYVIDVADGVKCLGIAMAPWPGVSTIGNILQQEHMWEFDLKNRRLRFRRSRCRRE; from the exons ATGCCTCctcagcttctcctcctcctcctcctctgctatCATGGCTTCCTCATCGCAGCCGCTGGAGAGCATTCGAGTCCCGTCCGCCTCGAGCTCGTCCGCCACCCCGCCCCGAGCGGCGGCTCCCGGCTGGAACACGTGCAGGAGCTCTTCCGCAGCGACCGGCTCCGGCAGCGGATGATCCACGACCGGATCCAGCGGGGCCGCCACCGGCGGAGGGCGTGCGACGTCTCGCCGCCCTCCAAGAACGGGTCGTCCGTGCCGGCACCGGCGGCGGACTCCTTCAAAATGCCTCTCAAGTCCGGCGCGTACTCAGGCACGGGACAGTACTTCGTGCGGTTCCTCCTCGGCACGCCGGCGCAGCGGTTCCTGCTGGTAATGGATACGGGGAGCGACCTCACGTGGGTCAAGTGCCGGCTGCGCCCGCCTGGGTGCCGCGGCGGCGGCAACGGGACCCGCGACTTCCGCTCCGACGTGTCCTCCTCCTTCAAGCCCATCCCGTGCTCGTCGGACATGTGCAAGACTTCTCTACCCTTCTCGTTGACTACGTGCCCGACGCCGGCGAGCCCATGTGCTTACGACTACGG GTACTCGGACGGATCGACGGCCCAGGGCGTCTTCGCGAACGAGAAGGCGACCATCATCCTATCCAACGGCCGGCGCGCGAAGCTGCGGGGGTTGGTGGTGGGCTGCACGTCCACCTCCGCGGGGTCCAGCTTCTCGGCCGCGGACGGCGTGCTGGGCCTCGGCTACAGCGACATCTCCTTCGCGGGGCGCGCCACCGCTCGCTTCAAGGGCCGCTTCTCCTACTGCCTCGTGGACCACCTCAGCCCCCGTAACGCCTCCAGCTTCCTCACCTTCGGTCCCAACGCGGCCGCCCTCCCCTCGCCGCCTCCCCGCGAGACGGCGCTCGTCCTCGACCTCGAACCCTTCTACACCGTCGGCGTCGACGGCATCTCCGTGGACGGGGAGCTGCTGGCTATCCCGAGGATCGTGTGGGACGTCGGCGCGGGCGGCGGAGCCATCCTCGACTCCGGGACGAGCCTGACAGTGCTAGCGGAGCCGGCGTACCGGGCGGTGGCGTCGGCGCTGAGCCGGCGGCTGGAGGGGATCCCCAGGGTGAGCGTGGACCCCTTCGACTACTGTTACAACTGGACAGCCGCGGGCGGACAGCGCAAGCTGCCGCGAATGGTGGTCCACCTGGCCGGGTCGGCGGCGCTGGAGCCGCCAGCGAAGAGCTACGTGATCGACGTGGCGGACGGGGTGAAGTGCCTGGGGATCGCGATGGCGCCGTGGCCGGGCGTGTCCACCATCGGCAACATCCTGCAGCAGGAGCACATGTGGGAGTTCGACCTCAAGAACCGACGGCTCAGATTCCGGCGATCCAGGTGCCGTCGTGAATGA
- the LOC103989156 gene encoding YTH domain-containing protein ECT2, whose translation MEAKAKPEKPIEDSMRKLKIDASMKVNSINESGAQGASQSDSISCISSGDATSSIKETEVDQEPLMGDQGMHYYGYYYPGSTGFLGEWDNRFCVQRTDNLQVQHPGIQADNGSVMYYFPGYQAGYTPYSPLLPEAMYGVDGQFLSQSYCPNLISPQALVSPGPLPQQVAYGPELVPAYPWDPSFFFADEIQGSRFAVDPTKPHYRPNLSSEGHTVAPSRTFPASKSALGTKGSSLVSDMSHPTMIHNQSQKPTKKASAAVLSNGYDPVNKFNAYVNQGKGPLFYPSSIIDMKENGQSWVDDVKLKVRNKLNSCGDLDLLNEQNRGPRTNGTKSASQADIDSLKTLDVKNDGDSISVAIINKDEYNRPDFQTKYEHALFFVIKSYSEDDIHKSIKYSVWASTPNGNKRVDNAFQVAQEKVTEKGGNCPVFLFFSVNASGQFCGVAEMTGRVDFSKNMDFWQQDKWNGFFPVKWHIIKDVPNLQFRHIILENNDNKPVTNSRDTQEVKFSQGIEMLSIFKSHSSKTSILDDFGFYENRQKGMQDKRNKPTTPPLVNSLPKNVESTKVPRLGDSKSQPPDLVSVEVKEGLQTGIATRK comes from the exons ATGGAAGCCAAGGCGAAGCCGGAGAAAC CAATTGAGGATTCAATGAGGAAATTGAAGATCGATGCATCGATGAAAGTCAACAGTATCAACGAG TCTGGGGCACAAGGTGCAAGCCAATCTGATTCAATATCCTGCATCTCCTCAGGAGATGCAACGAGCAGCATCAAAGAAACTGAGGTGGATCAAGAGCCTTTGATGGGTGACCAAGGCATGCATTACTACGGCTACTATTATCCAG GATCTACTGGTTTTTTGGGGGAATGGGACAATCGATTTTGTGTCCAGAGAACTGACAACTTGCAAGTTCAGCATCCT GGTATTCAAGCAGATAATGGTTCAGTTATGTACTACTTCCCAGGTTATCAAGCTGGATACACTCCTTACAGTCCACTCTTACCTGAAGCGATGTATGGTGTAGACGGACAATTCTTGAGCCAGTCATATTGTCCAAATCTAATATCCCCTCAAGCACTTGTTTCTCCAGGACCTCTTCCACAGCAAGTTGCTTATGGACCTGAGTTGGTTCCGGCATACCCATGGGACCCATCTTTTTTCTTTGCAGATGAGATTCAAGGGAGCAGATTTGCGGTGGATCCGACAAAGCCACATTATAGACCAAATCTTTCATCTGAGGGTCATACCGTTGCTCCTTCGAGAACATTTCCGGCCTCAAAATCAGCCTTGGGAACAAAAGGGTCCTCACTAGTGTCTGATATGTCACATCCTACTATGATTCATAATCAATCTCAGAAACCTACGAAGAAG GCTTCTGCTGCTGTTCTCTCCAACGGTTATGATCCGGTGAACAAGTTTAATGCATATGTTAACCAAGGGAAAGGTCCACTATTTTATCCGAGCAGCATCATTGACATGAAAGAAAATGGACAAAGCTGGGTTGATGATGTGAAGCTGAAAGTTAGAAATAAGCTAAATAGCTGTGGCGATCTTGACTTGCTGAATGAACAGAATCGTGGCCCCAGAACAAATGGTACCAAAAGTGCCTCTCAGGCTGATATTGATTCTCTCAAAACGCTTGATGTTAAGAATGATGGTGACAGCATTTCAGTTGCTATTATTAACAAGGATGAATACAACCGGCCTGATTTCCAGACAAAATATGAGCATGCTTTATTTTTTGTAATAAAATCATATAGTGAGGATGATATTCACAAGAGCATAAAGTATAGTGTTTGGGCTAGCACACCAAATGGGAATAAAAGGGTCGACAATGCTTTTCAAGTTGCACAAGAGAAGGTGACAGAAAAGGGTGGCAACTGTCCAGTGTTTCTCTTCTTTTCT GTCAACGCAAGCGGTCAGTTCTGCGGTGTAGCTGAAATGACTGGCCGAGTTGATTTCAGTAAGAATATGGACTTTTGGCAACAAGACAAGTGGAATGGATTTTTCCCAGTAAAGTGGCACATAATTAAAGATGTGCCAAACCTGCAGTTCCGTCACATAATTTTGGAGAATAATGACAACAAGCCTGTTACAAACAGCAGGGACACACAAGAG GTGAAATTTTCCCAAGGTATTGAGATGTTAAGCATTTTTAAGAGTCATTCCTCCAAAACATCTATATTGGATGATTTTGGCTTTTATGAGAATCGGCAAAAAGGAATGCAAGATAAGAGGAACAAGCCAACTACTCCACCTTTGGTGAATTCACTG CCTAAAAATGTTGAATCAACCAAAGTCCCAAGGCTAGGTGATTCAAAGTCCCAGCCACCCGACCTTGTGTCAGTTGAGGTGAAGGAAGGACTCCAGACTGGGATTGCTACGAGGAAGTGA